The proteins below come from a single Corynebacterium glyciniphilum AJ 3170 genomic window:
- a CDS encoding DeoR/GlpR family DNA-binding transcription regulator yields the protein MNSEERRRQIASLTAVNGRVTVVELAERFAVTPETIRRDLTVLDNDGALHRVHGGAVPTNTFQTRETPIELRSTTSTEAKIRIGRAATELLPRTGTVFLDAGTTTAMLAHAIAEAGRPDDNPYRNLTVLTNFLPLAVRLSAAGLSDVQLIGGHIRPITQAVVGDIALRTIGVHHADIAFIGTNALSMDHGLSTADAEEAAVKRAMIANSDRVVAMCDSTKFGRDYLVSFANVPEIDVLVTDDAAPHQYLEAFTAEDVTVVTA from the coding sequence GCGGAGCGTTTTGCCGTCACCCCGGAGACCATCCGGCGTGACCTGACCGTACTCGACAATGACGGTGCCTTGCACCGGGTCCACGGCGGGGCGGTACCCACCAATACGTTCCAGACCCGCGAGACGCCGATCGAGCTACGCAGCACCACCTCGACCGAGGCGAAGATCCGGATCGGGAGAGCGGCGACAGAACTTCTGCCGCGGACCGGGACTGTGTTCCTCGACGCCGGCACCACCACCGCCATGCTCGCACACGCCATCGCAGAGGCAGGCCGCCCCGACGACAACCCGTACCGGAACCTGACGGTACTGACGAACTTCCTCCCTCTCGCCGTCCGCTTGTCGGCAGCGGGACTATCTGATGTCCAGTTGATCGGCGGGCACATCCGCCCCATCACCCAGGCCGTCGTCGGCGACATCGCATTGCGGACCATCGGTGTCCACCATGCTGACATCGCGTTCATCGGCACCAATGCCCTGTCCATGGACCACGGCCTGTCGACTGCGGACGCCGAGGAGGCCGCGGTGAAGCGCGCGATGATCGCAAACTCGGACCGGGTCGTCGCCATGTGCGACTCCACGAAGTTCGGGCGGGATTACCTCGTCAGCTTCGCAAATGTCCCAGAGATTGACGTTCTGGTGACTGATGATGCAGCTCCGCACCAGTATCTCGAGGCATTCACAGCCGAAGATGTCACTGTTGTCACCGCGTGA
- a CDS encoding HPr family phosphocarrier protein codes for MASTTVTVGSTVGLHARPATIIAEAAANYDDEILLSLPGEDDDEPSDASSSLMIMALGAEHGDEVTVSSDNAEAVEAIAALITKNLDEE; via the coding sequence ATGGCCTCTACCACTGTCACCGTCGGCTCCACCGTCGGTCTGCATGCCCGTCCCGCCACCATCATCGCGGAGGCCGCGGCCAACTACGACGATGAGATCCTGCTCTCCCTCCCGGGGGAAGACGACGACGAGCCGTCGGACGCATCATCCTCGCTGATGATCATGGCGCTCGGTGCCGAGCACGGTGACGAGGTCACCGTCTCCTCCGACAATGCTGAGGCCGTCGAGGCCATCGCCGCGCTCATCACCAAGAACCTCGACGAGGAGTAG
- a CDS encoding uracil-xanthine permease family protein: MDEMNTQTDCAPAGSPRGSFFGWTLHGDGKNIRPGAVVAPEERLTWPRTVGIGMQHVIAMFGATLLVPALTGFPVNTTLLFSGIGTILFLLITRNRVPSYLGSSFAFIAPLTATQAEGFPAQLGGVLVAGLVLILVGVLVKSAGRRVLDAVMPPAVTGAIVALIGLNLAPAATSNFAEQPLVAAVTMCAVLVVTVAGRGMIGRLGILIGVVIGWGFAVLTGNIAGDAGDVIGDAAWFGLPEFHTPEFHASAILLTLPVVVVLIAENVGHVKAVAGMTKRNLDDQAGPALIGDGLATTLAGGFGGSGTTTYAENIGVMAATKVYSTAAYWVAAATAMILAFVPKFGAVINTIPAGVLGGATMVLYGMIGLLGIRIWQDNNVNLTNPVNLSAAAVALTAGIGNLTLQIGSLELEGIAWGSVGIIVGYPILRWLFENIGEGRDLSVRDYHLKS, from the coding sequence ATGGACGAAATGAACACGCAGACTGACTGCGCCCCTGCAGGGTCCCCCCGCGGGTCATTCTTCGGGTGGACACTGCACGGAGACGGTAAAAACATCAGGCCCGGTGCAGTGGTTGCCCCGGAGGAACGACTGACATGGCCGAGGACCGTCGGCATCGGGATGCAGCACGTCATTGCGATGTTCGGCGCCACACTTCTTGTTCCGGCACTCACTGGATTCCCGGTCAACACGACCCTGCTGTTCTCCGGGATTGGGACGATCCTTTTCCTGCTGATCACGAGGAACCGCGTTCCGTCGTACCTCGGCAGCTCTTTCGCTTTCATCGCGCCGTTGACGGCAACGCAGGCAGAAGGTTTCCCTGCCCAGCTCGGCGGTGTGCTCGTTGCCGGGCTTGTGCTGATTCTCGTCGGGGTCCTGGTCAAGTCTGCCGGTCGTCGCGTCCTGGATGCCGTCATGCCGCCGGCGGTCACAGGTGCCATCGTTGCGTTGATCGGGTTGAACCTTGCCCCGGCAGCGACCTCGAACTTCGCGGAACAACCATTGGTCGCTGCGGTGACAATGTGCGCGGTGCTCGTCGTCACAGTTGCTGGACGAGGGATGATTGGTCGTCTCGGCATCCTCATCGGTGTCGTCATCGGATGGGGATTCGCGGTGCTCACCGGGAACATCGCCGGCGATGCAGGTGACGTCATCGGCGATGCCGCGTGGTTCGGTCTGCCTGAGTTCCACACGCCGGAGTTCCACGCCAGCGCGATTCTGCTGACGTTACCCGTCGTGGTGGTTCTCATCGCGGAGAACGTGGGACATGTGAAAGCCGTTGCCGGGATGACCAAACGGAACCTTGACGACCAGGCAGGACCGGCACTCATCGGTGACGGGCTGGCGACCACCCTGGCTGGCGGGTTCGGCGGATCAGGTACGACGACATACGCGGAGAACATCGGGGTGATGGCTGCGACGAAAGTTTACTCGACGGCCGCCTACTGGGTCGCCGCAGCGACCGCGATGATCCTGGCTTTCGTGCCGAAATTTGGAGCGGTGATCAACACCATTCCGGCAGGGGTTCTGGGAGGGGCGACGATGGTCCTCTACGGGATGATCGGTCTCCTGGGAATACGGATCTGGCAGGACAACAACGTGAACCTGACCAACCCGGTGAATCTCTCGGCAGCGGCCGTGGCGTTGACAGCGGGAATCGGGAATCTCACCCTGCAGATCGGCTCACTGGAGCTCGAAGGCATCGCCTGGGGCTCCGTGGGCATCATCGTCGGTTACCCGATCCTGAGGTGGTTGTTCGAGAACATCGGCGAAGGCCGCGACCTGTCCGTCCGGGATTACCACCTGAAGTCTTGA